Part of the Scrofimicrobium sp. R131 genome is shown below.
GCGGCGTGCTGGTCAGCGACAAGATCGCCATCAACCTGGAGATCGAAGCCGTCAAGCAGGACTAGTCCTTAAAACCGGTGAGGGGCACCCCGCAGGGTGCCCCTCATTGTCGTTTAACCTAGCCGGTCCGCTCAGCGTCCTAGTCGACGCAGTCGACCGCGGCCGCCACCACCGGCAGCCCTCGACGGTACCGGTCCATGAACTGCTCAAACCCGGCCACATCATCCGGGTCCGGCGCCACCCGAACGGCTTCGGCGTCGGCGAAAATCCGTTCGGCGACAAAGTCGCGGAGCAGTTTCCCCTCACCCTGGGCCCGATAGAGAGCCAGCAGAGCGGCCCCCCAAGCGCCGCCCTCACCCGCCCCGGAACCCACCTCCACCTCGGCCTGCAGTGCGCCCGCCATCAGTCGCTGGGCCACCCCGGCCGTCTTAAACAACCCCCCGTGGGCGCGCAGCAACTCCACTTCCACCCCCTGGTCGGCCAGGATTTCCATTCCCAACCGCAAGGTGCCAAAGACGGACAGCAACTGCGCCCGGATGAAGTTCGCCAGCGTCAGGCTCTCCCCCCGCGAGCGGACGTAGAGCGGGCGCCCCTCCTCCAGGTTCACGATCGGCTCCCCGGACAGGAGGTTGTAGGCCAGCAATCCGCCGGCGTCGGGAGCCCCCGTCAAGGCCTGCTGGTAGAGGATCTGGTACACCTGCCCCAGCTCCAGCTCCTGCCCGGCACTGCGGGCAAACTCGGCAAACACGCCCACCCACTGGTCCAGTTCGGAGGTGCCGTTGTTCGAGTGGACCATGGCCACCGCCAACCCCTCCGGGGTGGTGACCGGGTCAATCTCGGGGAAGTACCCGGCCATCGTCCGTTCCAGCACCACCATGGCGAAGATCGAAGTCCCGGCCGAGACGTTCCCGGTCCGGGGGGCCAGGGCGTTGGTCGCCACCATTCCGGTTCCGGCGTCCCCCTCCGGCGGTGCCATCACAATCCCGGGCTGAAGCTTCCCGGTGGGATCCAGCAGGGCGGCACCCTCCTCGGTCAGGCGCCCGGCTTCCTGCCCGGCCACCAGCACTCGCGGCAACAGCTGA
Proteins encoded:
- a CDS encoding xylulokinase; the encoded protein is MTSQQSEAGHAAIAQGRTALGIELGSTRIKAVLIDEAGVPLATGGYGWNNTLVDGLWTYPWDSVWEGLRGAYADLVADVRQRYDLELTTVGSLAISAMMHGYVPLDEAGEPVAGFRTWRNTNTAAASTELSELFQVNIPHRWSIAHLYQAVLDGEDHLSRLAHITTLSGLVHLRLSGQFVLGVGDASGMFPIDSEAGDYDRTRLAQFAEVAGARGWNWDVDQLLPRVLVAGQEAGRLTEEGAALLDPTGKLQPGIVMAPPEGDAGTGMVATNALAPRTGNVSAGTSIFAMVVLERTMAGYFPEIDPVTTPEGLAVAMVHSNNGTSELDQWVGVFAEFARSAGQELELGQVYQILYQQALTGAPDAGGLLAYNLLSGEPIVNLEEGRPLYVRSRGESLTLANFIRAQLLSVFGTLRLGMEILADQGVEVELLRAHGGLFKTAGVAQRLMAGALQAEVEVGSGAGEGGAWGAALLALYRAQGEGKLLRDFVAERIFADAEAVRVAPDPDDVAGFEQFMDRYRRGLPVVAAAVDCVD